ATGTTCCGAGCGAGCACGTGCACCTGAGCGATCGTCACGTTGGCCCAGTCCGCGATGCTGCCAGGAGCCGAGACCGACGCCGCGTCCGGCACGCCGTCGCCGTCGGCATCGATCCCGTAGTCGAGCTGCAGGTTCTCGATCCCTTCTGCAATCGATTGCGTCTGCATCTCGAGCGCGCCGCTCGCCGGATTGACGGCGAGCTCGAGCCGTTTCAAGGTCGGGATCGGCCGGCCCCCATCGGCGGCGGCCGTGCACGTGGTGCCGGAAGCGGGCATGCTGCAGGGGCTCACGAAATAGATTCGGACGAGGAACTTCCTGATCTCGGCCGGCGTCGCGGCGTCCTTGCGAAGCAGGGAGAACGCGGACGAGTCGTGTCCCAGAGCCAGGACCGGATTGGCGGCGTTGGTGGAGTCGGCACTGGCCTGCATGTAGAGCTCGTTGACCACCAGTGCGCCGGGTGCCGTGGTGAGCGTGCTTGCACGGCGCACCACGATGATGTCGGTGCCCGGAACGAGATTGGCGTCGTCGATGCAGCTCAACGGGCTCGAGCCGGGCGCATCGTAGCCCTGGACATGGAAAGCCAGCGCGTCCCGCACGGCGGTGAGATTGGATTTCTCGCACGGATCCGGCAGCGCGCTACCCGCCGTCGCCGTAAAGCCGTATTCGCCGTAGTAGCCCGCGTGCTTCAGATCGTTCTCCAGCGTCTGGACGGCGAACCGGCCGTTCTCGATCTGCTGCGAAGCCTGGGAGAGGGCGTCGTAGGATTCGTTGGAGGAGGCGAAGACCTGTACCAGCCCGAGCGCGATAAAGAGACCCAGCGTCAGCGTCACCATCAACTCGACCAGGGTGAAGCCGCACGGCCGCCGCGACGGGGCTAGACGGATCCGCATCATTTGAGGTCCGCGATCCGAAGCGTCATGCTCACGATCCGCCGCTGCGATTCGGAACCGTAACGGTCCCTGCCACAGGTCAGCGCAGAATCCACGGACAGCGGTTCGGTGGTCGAGAGCAGGCCTTGCCAGGCGACGCTCAGGCGATAGAGGCCCGTGACGTCGTCGTAGGAG
This portion of the Betaproteobacteria bacterium genome encodes:
- a CDS encoding prepilin-type N-terminal cleavage/methylation domain-containing protein; this translates as MMRIRLAPSRRPCGFTLVELMVTLTLGLFIALGLVQVFASSNESYDALSQASQQIENGRFAVQTLENDLKHAGYYGEYGFTATAGSALPDPCEKSNLTAVRDALAFHVQGYDAPGSSPLSCIDDANLVPGTDIIVVRRASTLTTAPGALVVNELYMQASADSTNAANPVLALGHDSSAFSLLRKDAATPAEIRKFLVRIYFVSPCSMPASGTTCTAAADGGRPIPTLKRLELAVNPASGALEMQTQSIAEGIENLQLDYGIDADGDGVPDAASVSAPGSIADWANVTIAQVHVLARNIKLTPGHVDNKTYNLGVAGSVTPGDSFRRHAFTAQVRMVNPAGRREIP